The region ACATTCACTTCTATGATTCAAGAACATACAAACCTAGTCATTGTAAGATCAACAACCTAAGGGAAACACAATTGACAACGCAAGTTGAGTGTGCGAAAAAAACTCGTGGATTCAACTCTCACACACAATACTCCCAAGAAGAGGGTTTAATAGTCTTAACTATGACAAAATCCAGAATCAAAATAGTCGGCGGCATCTGAATGATGACCGGATATTTGGtggtttattaaaaaaaagtcatCATAAGTTCTTTTGCCTTTCAGGTCAACAGTCTCAGTAAGCTATTCAGCTGTTAACCATATTTTGATTTCACAGTTAAGTCTTCCATAATCGCTTCTTCTACCACAAAACCTACTCACATTTAGATATGCAAGTAATTGAGTTCATAAAATAAACACTAGTCCAGAAAAGGATATGCAGTTAATTTATCTAAACATCTACCAATCCTTTTTGTATGAATGACTCGACACATCATTGTCTGTGCTATAATTTCGAAACTTCCTTGCCGTGCAAACAGGAAAATTTACTGTAGCTCCAGCCAACAACTGCTCACAGCTTTTGGAACCTTTGTCTCAAGCCAAATAAAGGAAATAAATGAAAAACCAATCCTTAATTTAATTGCCCCCTTAATTGGCACATGATGGAAGGTGATATACTTAAATGGTTAAGACCAGAAACATTAACATTAGAATATTTACACTAAAGTCTAATAAATTAAAGCAATATCTAAAAGATAACATTACAAAATAACTAGACCCCACGAGACATCATGTAACATTTACATAGTGGGGACAAAATGCCTTATTTGCAGCAAACAGCTCACCTCTCCATCACAACCAGATCTCAGTTGAAAAATCCATCTTCCATTCCATTCCATTTGGATCTGCATTTAGCTGAAAGAAGAAACCAACTCAGTAAACTAACTCATGTGGTATTAAATAAACACAAAGGGTAACTAATTAATGAACTCTTTTAACTATAAAAATTTAGGGGTTGACAGCTAAGTACTTAACATTAATCTCACTGCAAATGCATAAAACTCATGATCCGAAGATTCCTGGAAACCCAACACATGGAATTGACAAACCAACAGGGGAAAGATTCTCAAATAGAAAAACTACACTGACTAGTCCCTGTTGTTTGTTTATATTAAAGATGAAAATGACCCACAACCCTTTCCCACACTAGATCCAATTAGATTATATGTAATAAAGCATAAGGTAGGGCCAATAGGTTAGACAAATGAGTACTATAGTTTGAAAGTGACTCCTTGAATGTAGGGACACTTGTAACGAGGGTTTGACAAAATTAACCCTATGATTAACGAATTTTCCATGTTATACCCCTAACTGGGAGGCATCCCTACACAATGATCAGACATACAGGAACATCTCATCCATTTCTCTAAAGCTTGGAAGATTTCATTTTCGGCTTCTGTTTCCTCAATCAATTTTGACACCCAGAAACTACTCGTATAAACGTGCTCCAAGGATTAATTTTAGATTTAGAGCCATTCAGAAACTCATGCAGCTGAAACAAAATTGACTCCTTCGAGAACACACCCAAAAAAGTCATAAACCAGAAAGGATGCAACCTTCAAAGAAACTTAAACTAGAAACAGTTTTATAATTATCTACCAAGATTTTGACAAGCAATGGGGCTAATTTAtcaatgctagcaacaaaatacCTACAACAAGCCTAAAAGCTCAACAAAATTATAATGTGAAGACTAACTTAATGGTTTACTCTTCATACAGCTGCAATTCTTCAGAATGGTAGGCTCTTTGAAGTCGAACTCGAAGTGAGAGACCTAAAATGATCGGATGGAACGATATCGTGCGGCAAGTTGGCCctcttcacaatcttcctcATGTTGTTTTGCAAACTCTGCTGGACTAATTGCTTCACCGCTTTCTTCTCGTCACTCATCATCatatcttcatcctcctcagATCCCTCTTTCCCTCCTCCATCTGGCTTTgcacaagaagatgaagagccGCAAATAGGGGCAGAGACAGTTGCGCCTAAATTTCCGCCACAGCTCCCAGAGACATACTTCCCTTTGTCCACCCTCAAGCTTCCCAACATCCTCGAGGCCCTTTTCTGAGCCAATGTGGTTCCGAGAAGCGACAACTCAAGCAACGACGACACAATCCCCGCCTCAATCATACCCTGCCTGTCACCAAAGGATTTGTGCGCCATCACCATCAAAACGTACGAAGTCTTTTCCTGGCATTCAGGGGAGTCGGTCCAGTTCAATACATCCACCAGGATGGGAAAGGTATCCGGCACAGCACTGATAGCTTTTCTACCCTCCCGGGTCGATACCAAATTGCTCAGGATTGAGAGGCTTCTTTCGGTTACTTCCATGTCCCCTATTGAGTTTATCAGAAACGGGACCAAATGGGTTTCCAGAATGAATGAAATATTCCCCGGGAAGATTGAAAGATTGTACAGCGCTCGCAGAGCATCTTGCTTAGCCTGGGAGCTAGTTTTAACATCTGAACTCTGAAGGGTTCTAACTAGAAATGGTACTGCAGCAGATGACCCAATTATCGGTTTGTTCGAATCCAAAGCACTCAATCCAAGGAAATTCGCAACGATTGCTTCAGACACCCCTGAATCTAGACCTTCTGGAGATTCAATGAGCTTGAGCATCTTGTGAACAGAGCCAACTTTCACAATTGCTGCTTTGTTTCTGCAAAAATGAACCCCACAAAATTTTACAGTTAATCACAGAAACTCACATTCATAAATGTACAAGAAACATGAAACATAACACAAACCAGAACTCTTAAAACTTGCTTGATGCATGCAAAGTAAAATTGTAAAACAGAACAAAAGAAAGCAAACCATACACacataaaactataaaaattataattattgaaATCAAAATCACATGCTGGTCAAATTCACAATTAAATGAACGAAAATGACAGCAAAAATTATTAGAAAATCGATCAAAAGTGAGAGAAACAAGAATGAAAATggataaaaaattcataaataaataaacaagaaTGATCAGAAGCAATGGAATGGAAGAAGAAGCAAGACTCACGCGTCGTTTCCGATACCCAGATTGAGCAACGCATACAGCGAAGCTTTCTGAGAATCGAGGTCTTCGGAGTCGAGCATTGCAACCAGAGGTGGTATAGCACCAAGCATTGCGAGCGTTCCCCTGACATGCGAGTCCTCCTTCGCGAGCATCCTCACGGTGGCGGCAGCCTCTCGCCGCTTCACCGTATCATCACCCTGATGCAGCTCCGCCACAAGACGCTTCATCTCCTCCAGCGcgtcctccttcttcttcgtcTCAGCCTCCGCTTCCGACTCCGCCACGCTCAGCAGATCGGAGAGCTTCTCCGACCTCGAGCCCTGGTGTCGCCGCTTCTCGTCGGAGATGGAGGAGTCTGATCTGGCGGTCGAGGCGGCGGAGGGAGAATCGTCGTTTTGGTCAAAGGTGTGTCGGTGGTGGTAGCGGGAGCTGGCGCCGCAGCTGACGGCGTCGAGGACGACGCGGCGGAAGGAGGCGGCGGAGAGGGAGTTCCATAGGCGGAAGTGGGTGGAGAATGTGGTGGTGGTTTTGGTTGGGTGGTGGCCGAGAACGATGTTTCCGACGTTGTTACGGTGACAGTTTGCCATTTTCCGGCAACCTACATTGCAGAGAGAGAAGAGTGCTTTGGAAGCTGCGGAGTGAGAAGGTACCGTTGAGTCCACGTTTTTGCTTCCTTTTgtctatttatatatatttatttatttttggggCTTGGGAGAGTGTGAGTTGTGTGATGTGTACTAGTGTttaggggtgttcgcggattggattggatcggttttgaggagaaaaatcatccgatccgatctcatcggttttatgattttgtcatccaatgaattttttactaaatttaaatccgaaccaatccgatccaatctatagcggtttggattggattggattgttcggtttttgtttcacttttttatactttgaaattgtgttgtataaattttaaaaatatataatatatgataaatacaacAATACATAATTCCTaacattaataaattataacatagtcaacatatttttaaattagattataattgtttactttgatgcatgtatatagttcaaataattacttgaactttttttattaaaacgtaattttataaataagcatgtgtgatataatcaatatatatacaataaatatgtactatgtaagtgtaaatggaatgatatatgtataactaaaaatatacatatttgtgaatgttcggtttggattggattggttcggttttggaaatcaaatccgaaatccgatccgatccaataaataatttcggttttttcaattttcagtccgttcggttttcggtttgattggatttcggttttTTTGGATTGGTTTGTCGGTTTtatttggattggttcggttatgaacacccctactAGTGTTCATACTTATCTCACACACTTGTGAAAACTAGGTCATGTGTATTTTTTCATGAAACCCAAATGACCATGAGGAGATTGAAGTAGTTTTTGTTAGTTTGGGCTTGTTTAGTACGGTGTATTATGCATGACAATAGGCTTATGGTTTATTTGGTACGTCGTGTTAGATATGACaatataagtttatacaatacattatgagtttatatATTGTTTGGTGTTAACATTGTATTTGTAATATCCATCAATCCAGTCTTATACATtgaaatgatggattatttaatccagcATATAAATAATGGATAAAACATGATAAGATTGTGACGTACAAGctatatgaaattatttaatccacccaaaatcaccaccaccctccaccactaccaccaacGTCTCTGCCACCGTCCTTTGCCACGTCATTTCTGCTACCACCTCCCTACAACACTGCCACCCCACCACCATTACCGCCACAACCAAGTCGACCCCCTCCCCCCACGAtcaccttcaccaccaccactatcgcCACAACTACCACCCACACCCTATCtctaccaccatcatcaccaccccCTCTActcccatcaccaccaccaccaccaccaccatccaacAAACATATGATTTTATCAATTTAAACTCTATGATAGGTTATACAGTGTATGAGcaaacgttgtatagtattaaatttttatcagtCATTATCCTATCAAGTTTAATACTATCAGATtgtatactatacaacataccaaacaaGCCTTACATACAAATATAAGGTTAAATATGTTATGGGTCCCAGTAATAGGGTTACATTCAAATGGATCTCtaaaatttgttatttttaatctGAATAAGTTCATATCATTATTTAGTGCTTACATTACCAAATTGTTACCTAGTCACCATGTCACatggattttaattttatttttattttttcataataCTCTTCATATTCCCCGTCTCCACCACCTccctcttccaccaccaccactactctTATTCTTTCCTATTCTCTCTCACCTCCCATTTCCACTGCCTccacttttcttcttcttgtttcaAGTTCAAGTATTAATATCAATAACTTGGCTTGAAACCTAGTTTCTCCTTCACTTTTGTGTTGATGCATTAGGTTAAAGAGAGACTTGGCCTTCTCTCAATAACCAAGCCAAGAAACTTCACCCTATTCAAGCTTTCATTTCTCAATCATCCTCCATTAAATCTCTTCTAAACTCCCATGATTGTGTTTTTAGAAGCCCAAAGATCATTTATAAACAGTTTCCAAGGTTTATGGATGAAAAGCAACAAAGAAGAATGAGGTTTTAGGAGATCCACTGCGGTCTCCAGGCTTCGACGAACTACAATTAACCTACAACGACGATTTTCAGTGTGCTCTAACCACCATCAGAGTTATGACCACCAACGTTCTCCTCACTTCCAGGTGAACACGACCTTGAGACCAGAATCCCTCTGACGAGTACCTCCACTGCGATCTCCACCATTGAGTCATCTTCTTCATCGAGCATTCATTGGAGAAATTTCCAAAATTGGTATTTTTCGTAATGGAGAATAAGAGACTGGGTCCAGTCAAAACACACAAGCAAGGGAGAATGAGGAGGAAGAGAAGTGAAGGAAACCTATGACATTAatgacaaaataaaaattattataattaaatataaatataaaattattggataaacatgtaacaaatgTGACATCTTAATGCATAAAACTTGTTGGCTAATGCACTTTAGAGAACACTGAACAACACTATATATGAATACAAATTGAACACATATATAAAGTTTCTGCTTTTCCAATTtagtatatattttataattaaagtaATAATGACTTTGTTTCTTTGTTTCACGTGCATGAGATTATGAGAATGAGAAGATATTTGGAAacttattcataattttttttatgctttggaaagataaattgcgccAGTCAGAAATCAATCTATGGATCTCTCGCACCCAATTCATATGTCcaccagctcctaccacttaagATATCCTACCGGAACGAAACTTATTCATAATTGGAAACCCAATTCTTGTTTTTCACGATTCAGTGGAGGGAGATTCTAATTCTTTCTTTAATTTCTGCTACTTTTGTCTTTTGCTCTATTTTTCTGTTCACTGCTAGATGCTTAAGAATATTGGATTAATGCTATGTTTGAAGACATaattgaaaatgagatgaaGGATTATGAATGAAAATAATATAAGAAGAATGAACGTAGAATAAAAATAGGGTAATATATATTAGAATTGTTTGAATTGAAAGAGGAAGAATAAATTCAAAAGAATGAAGGGAAAATAAGAGTTATGTGTTCGATATATAATTACTATTTaccatttatatattattatcttTAAAATCATTTATATATCTCactatttaaatatatattaaacatTAAAGGGATTTTTGAAGAAAAAGTtattataaagaaaattttagTAACTATACTTTTTAAAAgcatttttttacaaatttcataaaattatgATGTTTACAAAACAAAATGCATCACTAAGACGATATATATAGTTTCCAATACAGGTCAAATCTATAGATTTTTCACCATAATTGTGTATCTTTTGAAAGAGAAATATATTGGTGGGGCATAGAGGAAGAGAGTCGTGACAAGAAAGGAACATAAATGATCTCTCAGAGATGTAAATTGAACTTAAAATCCTAATTTTTAAATCGTGTATTGAATAGCATTAACAAACGTAAGAATAATATGTTATTAGTTTATTGAGTAATTGaacttaaatttttaaaaattgaaacaataaatcatccatcttttttcaagaaaaataacaaaattataagGTACCAAGCCCaaaattttttttgggtgcCACAGAATTCATCTTCTTTCTAAccctctcctcattccacctctaaAAGAGGTGTGAAAGTAACATTATTCCTCCAAAAATCTCTAAAAGCCCCACAAGCAACGCCAAACCAAACATAGCTAGGGAAAGTCTCCATTAAAGTCGAAAACACGATTGACTCAATCGAAAGGAGCCTACCAATCGTACGACACCTGCAAGATCGAGAAACAACCCAAAACCTGTAAAGCACGAAACCCAACAACAACACCCAATAACCGTCATAGAGTTGGGACCTGAAGTCTAAAGAACCTGAAACATTAAAAGTAAAACACCGCGACTAGACGAGTAAAGCACTGACAAAAAACTTTAACACAACCTTCAAAACGTCCTAAGACTCAAGCAGCAGAACGACACCTCAACCAACAAACACCACTTCAGGTGTCGAAAACAACGACAAGgaaccaccaacaacaacccgCCAGCCAACTGCGTGCCATAAAGCTCACCCAACCACAGAGAAGgaatctgtatctattggataAGCGAAGGGTTGCTGAGAGGAGACACCGCTAAAGGGAAAAGGAAGAGCACGACGATGATACGACGAGTTGCTgttttttttagagtaaaatacactcacccccctcaaggtttgtaaGAATGACACGCCACcccattgttttttaaaatctacactccaccccattttttataaaggcaaaatttagtgacgaaaacaaattcgtcactaataaaaaataattactaattagttaaaatttaaataaattaaatgcatatacactatcatacatcaatttatgaaaataattttactgaattaaatttaaaaaaaccattcactctgcctgttaagtccacgtctcatctatctccaaatcgtatttctcaccacaaacggtcaccaccaaacctttgctccctttaacacgacgacaaccatcccagaatgtgataccccatggcaccaccatgcctcaaagttttgttgcgacctgaaccccagaacgtgaatcgcacatccccaaagccacttgttcaactacttgttgtgaacttcacccctttaagttgtgagcgaacactttgttggtttaagatgttgtggattttgttaaaaacggtgctccaccgcatcgttgggttctaataacctccgatccacttcatatttcttaattttgtttctctattttcttcaccacccatttgtgttgctttttggaaCGGGAGGCAGCAGTGGGGAATTTTCCGCAATGGGCGAAAGCCTGACGGAACAATGCCGCGTGGAGGTAGAGGGCCTACGGGTCGTGAACTTCTTTTCCAGGAGAAGAAGCAATGATGGTATCCGGGGAATAAGCATCGGCTAACTCTGTGCCAGCAGCTGCGGTAAGACAGAGGATGCAAGCGTTATTCAGatacaatccaattttaaaaattggacgtataaatagattattttgattaaaattgaattattaccaaatatgaaaacacaagcatgtttcactatgttcgagatatggtttgtcaaccggtcatgtgtgctattgcagaatttgcattgtgaatttacggaggaagaacgcgattgagagaatgaggaggactgtgatgttttcatttttatatttattggattatattgaaaatattttttgaaattattaattaacaatttaaataataactaattattaatgaagaatatttttcgtcactaaatttgcctctatataaaatggggtggggtgtagattttagataagaatgggatAGAGTATTATTCTAACAAAActtgagggggtgagtgtactttactcttttttttataaatatgttgttttttttcttataatacATACTAGTATGTTGCTAACGACAATATTTTGTACGAATATTGTCGTTATTGCTGGGCAGCTAATTACTCTGTGGATCAGTGAAGTTTCTTGATCGAGAGCCCATGGAATAATGTTactcacacacctctcttttgaggtgtgtgagatggaatgatgagagagataggaagaaaagaaaaagtaagggagagaaagtatgagatgtgataaatggtaagaggagagagatagaaacaaaaagaggcggaaatgaagtgttttaaaaatgaggtgtgtatatatcattactcagaGCCCATGTGTTTTAACAATATGGGACCCATCACCCTCCTGCTAAATCAGGTGAATTTGACTGTGAGATGCATTTGCATTACACACTTACCGTAGATGTGCTCACAAAAAAAACGTGACATGCGATGATGAATGATGATTGATGATGGAAACTGTAAGCTGCAAAGTAGAACGGTTGTAATCACTCTCCACGTAACAACTCAGAGGACCACTTGGCAAAATCTATGCATGTATTGTATTCTGAATTTCTGATCAATCTGTGACTATTTCCAATGAGAAAGAAACAACCTGACTTATCCAAATtaatattaaagaaaaatataagggTTAGATATATTTTTGGAATTATAGTTTGTGCACATATGAATTCTACcttcattttaataaaatgtGAAGAGGAGAGAAGTAAATAAATGCTATGATaagtgatgtgatagaaaataCAGAGAGGATAAATCTATCATTATTCTCGAGAAATCTTTAAATTCGCTCATTTTCACTACAGACTTAAATGTCTGATAAAACTTATCTTGTTACTTacttaaatttgaaattttgatatTAACTTGTATAAAGGAGTAGTATAATCGACGACTAGTGGTTGATTCAAGTGATACATGTTTGATTCTTCTTAAGTAATAAAGTCTTGGATTCGAGTATTGTAAATGGAAAAAACCTCGCTGAAAAAATTAACCCCATCATGATATTAGATATTTCCGGCTCGAACAAGATTACCTCTAAAGAAAGAAGACACttgtcttataaaaaaaataatagtatGACTATATATTTTAAGCAATAAACTAGTAAGGAGCCCATATAGAGGTGCGATCAAATGATATTTGAAAGAAGATAGAAATTCCATTACGGTATTGAAACAGAGAGAGTaaggaacttctgcaacagtgACAGATATATATTACTTAAAGAACAAAACTGAAAGAAGCAACTATAGATATGCTACAAGAATAGCCGACATGCGCGCGGTGATGAATGGGAGTGCCTACAGTTTGCAGAGACAGCTGAATTGGTAGGACTGGAAGAGGCAAAGGCAGTGTATAATGTTTATTTAGATGCATGAATTGAACCACAGGCAAGTGGTGGAATATATACATACTGAGTTTGAGATTCAAGaaatatatgcatatatattatGATCAATATTTGCTGACAGCACCTTCCGTCGGTTTAGTATATTGTGCCACCCAAGGGGAAGAGGTCACACTATCATTTcaaaagtttaatttttttagaaaaacacATTAATAACTTTGTTTTGTTGGGtaaaaaaatgaaaggaaagaaagtagggaaaaaaagaaaaatgaaagagaaaaagtgAAGAGAATTTTTAGATTGTTTGGTATGAAGAACGTAAGTGAAGCAGAGGAAATAATTTAACTCCTCTAAAATGAGTCCACTCGTCACACCATTGGTTAAGTaagtttttaactttttattaacTTTTCAAATTagataataaaaatttatagtATGATGACTTACTCTATGTCATTCTAGAGGAGTCAAAtccaaagagaagaaaaaaaatgtctaTGATTTTATAATTCTcaacattttattttctttcaattaattttatataGAATTGCACTTTAGGATTTagattttctgtttttaaataGTTTCTATAAACGACTATATTGcaaataggttttttttttttggtcgaaataTTGCAAATAGGTTCTATATACGAAAtgatagttttttttgtttgaaagtCTGATTTTATTAGGCCTTTGGTTAGTTTGGTAAAGCCAAAGCTGGTGGGCAGAGCCCAAGAAGCAACATAACCGCAAAGCTATCAAAGAAATGGACAATATTGTCATAAGCCCGCAAGTTGCTATTCAACAGGTAAATCTAGTAACCTGTTCTAAACTAGGCAAGTACAACACTTCAGGAACGTCACACACAAGAAAAAAATCCTAGATTAGTTGTAAAAAAGTGGACATCAAACTGCCCTTAATTTCAATTGTAGAAACTTTAAATAATTCAAAACTTTTGAATTCAAACTTATTTTGCAATTGATTGCAATAGCAATGACTATGGAGAGGAACCGAACTTTCTACATATATGTACTCCCAAAATCAAACATTCTCTATTCCATCAGTTCTACATTCATTATGGCCATCTAAAGGAACCAATTGTTTTGCACAGCAACAAGCATCCTCATCCTCAGTCTCAACAAAGGTATGGTGACTTACCCATAAAACTGCATGCAACAAAACTAAAGGCACAACACAAGCTAAACTCACTGCAAGATAAACCCCTGCATCAGTCAAAATCAGCTGCACTAGTGTTGCAAATACTAGTAAACCGAACACAAACCTTTTATCAACGCTTCTATGAAGCAAAACAGAGTTGGGGTATGCCCTTAGCACTAAACAATAAAGGGTTGTGACATAGGTCATGATAACTAGAAGAATCAATGACACCTTGTGGCGAGGGATGAGAATCATGAAGAGTATGATCCATAGAAAGAGTGTGTAATATAACCCCAGATTCTCCAAGTTTCTGAGGA is a window of Lotus japonicus ecotype B-129 chromosome 5, LjGifu_v1.2 DNA encoding:
- the LOC130718551 gene encoding U-box domain-containing protein 7-like yields the protein MANCHRNNVGNIVLGHHPTKTTTTFSTHFRLWNSLSAASFRRVVLDAVSCGASSRYHHRHTFDQNDDSPSAASTARSDSSISDEKRRHQGSRSEKLSDLLSVAESEAEAETKKKEDALEEMKRLVAELHQGDDTVKRREAAATVRMLAKEDSHVRGTLAMLGAIPPLVAMLDSEDLDSQKASLYALLNLGIGNDANKAAIVKVGSVHKMLKLIESPEGLDSGVSEAIVANFLGLSALDSNKPIIGSSAAVPFLVRTLQSSDVKTSSQAKQDALRALYNLSIFPGNISFILETHLVPFLINSIGDMEVTERSLSILSNLVSTREGRKAISAVPDTFPILVDVLNWTDSPECQEKTSYVLMVMAHKSFGDRQGMIEAGIVSSLLELSLLGTTLAQKRASRMLGSLRVDKGKYVSGSCGGNLGATVSAPICGSSSSCAKPDGGGKEGSEEDEDMMMSDEKKAVKQLVQQSLQNNMRKIVKRANLPHDIVPSDHFRSLTSSSTSKSLPF
- the LOC130718324 gene encoding uncharacterized protein LOC130718324, with product MANFGTTQRIPTCTTPSCKAETHEPKKPQEKLYSDFKVYWPFSLPLTSEAAAIRILRNLENLGLYYTLFLWIILFMILIPRHKVSLILLVIMTYVTTLYCLVLRAYPNSVLLHRSVDKRFVFGLLVFATLVQLILTDAGVYLAVSLACVVPLVLLHAVLWVSHHTFVETEDEDACCCAKQLVPLDGHNECRTDGIENV